The nucleotide window TCTCATGCCCTTCATTGGAAGGTTGTCGACGTCCTCCACCAAAACTCATGTCAGTTCCCAGTTCTTGCATGAATGCGCAGACGTCATGCAATCATGATGGTGATAATTTTACAATGCATTAGAATGATGAAGTTATTTTGTGCAAAAATCAGTTGAACaaggcaaaacattttttggccTGGAATTTACATTCAGATAAAACCAAGTTTTAAAAACTCTGCTAGATCCTatcaacattttatttccattttagctTTATTGTTACTCAAGGTGATGCCATATTTTTAGCTGGGACTCCTTAATACCCCCAGCGTAGACAAAGAGCATATTGCCTGTATGATTTGTAGTATCTGATGTCACCAAGAGCAGCAAGAGCCCCACTGTTACTACTGTACTGTAACTGTATTTGCCCTTCAAGCTAAGAGTAAGATGCCCCCCTGCACTGCTTTTATTGCAGCATGGAAAAGCACTggaaatatgaaagaaaaatgcatcatATACTCTCTACCCACGTTGAGCAACACGATCATGCGTAACGGGGAAAAACGTGCGCTCCGAAACTGTGCGACCATATATTTAAGAAGGATGCGCGGCGGGCAGCTCGTGCACAGCTCGCTATGTCTTTATattgcaggaggaggaggcagcacGCGCCGCCTTTgatctcctttttttttatcatcttcTCCTTCATTCATTTGTGACTCATGAAATGCAGCTCCGCAATGTGCAACCAAGAGTGCGATGCGACTTACGTGGACGGAGGggatacataaataaaacgtTTTACTTTATTTGTCAAATTAATGCCCCAGCAGTGCAGCTCGTGCCGTGAACGAACGCGCAGTAGTGATTGAATGAGCGCAATGATGACCGGCTGCTGCTTCTCGGTTCTCCGGCTCGCCGCCGCGTCCGCGGTGCGGAACGATCACGAAACACCCGGGCCGGCGATCGCGTGCTGGTCGCGTGCCTCCGGGTACCTGAAGATGTGCTCCGTGCTCCAGATCTTCATCTCCTCACTCTTCAGCATCCACCTTCTCCCACACCAACACCCCCGGCTTCCCCGGCGTCCCCTGCGGTCACATTGCTCACGCCACGGCCACAAGCGCGGGCTTAAGCCCGCCCCGCGCGATGACGCCGCACGGCCGCGAGATTCTGGGTTCCGAACCCCCGCGATGGGAGAGTTCGAGGGCGTCACAGTTGCGCTCAGCAGAGGCGCAATACTCAATAAGCTCCTTCGGGGCGCGATGTTTTACTGTGTCCTACTTCTCATTCTTCTCCACACCACCGCTATATCACTTTATGGTCATTCGGTCGGTGACTGAGTGATTGCATCATCTGCTTTGATGCAAACACTTGGCATCTctgcacaaaaatgcaaaaccgtgacagaaagtgtgtgtgttttactgcaaacataaaacataatAGAGGCAGAGTCATATTTAACTAGCAGAGGTGCAATCGTCTCCAATCAAAATGACATTGCGTTTCCGTAATAAAACTCACCAAATCAGTAAAACTGGGGAATGTCTTGTTCTGTCCCATAATAATGTACAATCTGTACGTTTTAACAACGTTATTCTTATGTAAGGCAATTAAGAAGAGCTTATATAAAGACTTACAAATACTTGCTTGAacaaaatgcatatatttagcGTTGTTACCGGGACGCGAAACAAGTCTGTATCTGTCTTAGAAAGCATGAATATTTTCTTAAGAAAACGCGTctttttacaaacaaattgtgAAAATGCTTTATAATTATATGTTGTTACGTACATCTTTTCAGTAAGACACAGTGTGACCACGGGACCTCCAATACTGAGCCATCCTGACCTAAGACAGGATTTGTACAACACCGGAAGGGTTATTGATATTCAAAATACATATTATTGAATTACGCACAAAAAATCACAGCCTTACACCAGTAACATAACAGCGCTCGGCTTTTCCAGCTTACAGACTTGATACCCACCACCTTCACTTGTTCTACTTTTGGGTTGGAGGGAAATTCTCACTGAAACCGCATCTTCGATGTGCGCATGCGCACAAACTGTTTCCCCCACACCGACAATAAGACAGAAACTTCGATAATATTTCATCATAGTCGAACCCATCACTGGCAATGCAACAAcatcaatgaaaaatacaatcaCACTGTTAGTGGACAGGTGTTCTCGCTAAATCGACTTCTGTCAAGTGCCGAAATCGGACTGGGAATAGGTAAGTTTGCtggggaaaatgaaaatgtttaagctgttatatgtgtgtgtgtgtatatatataaacatgttatatatataatggAGACGAGTCAGGTAAGCTACGCTAATTATGTATTTCCCGAGTTGCATCATTTCTTATATTCATTAactctgtgccactgtggcaGTAACACTTCTTGAATTAAATCGGTTTCAAAATCTTTTGGTGCtcgaacaaaataaaaaattaaacgaaaagacaacataaaaatatactaaatataaacagaaagaCAACATGGAAAAAGTTGAAAttgattatattattttaatgcattttttaatttatgcagctactcgtgtgatagtggaaagaaactaactgtacttaagaatcatctTTTGTTATTTCAGTAAACACCAGTGtctgtatatttgtattatttcatttaacacaGTGCTGaagtttttattgtttgatgTACTTGTTATTCAGTATAAGTGTTACCTGTAGATACTGTGCACCTTTTATTACAGCAAATAACAgagattaatatttttaaaaatgtgttgcaaCTTGTTATACCTGCAGAGGTGTTATGTGGGTGACATTTAGGGAAGTGCACATGGAAAGCAGCAGAATAAGCAGTACAGAGTCTAAATATCAAAGAATTTGCGGCACAGTTGTGAAATAAAGTCCTTGTGTTTAAGTAAAATGCTAAACAGCTGCTACTGTCAGTTCTGTTTGACGCCCATAGCTGGGCGAGTTCGAGGACATCAGAGATGCGCGACAACTGCTCCGCCCAATCACAGTGCAGTTGTCGGTTTTAAAAGGAATTAAACACCTTCGCGTTATATCCGAGCTGGATTCGACGTGTTTTTTCTTCAGACAAAGATGAAATTTCATCTGTTATCGTGGTTTACTTTTATGCGGGAACAGTGTATGCAAAGCCCAGGATTGTTTACTGTAACTGTTCCAGCCGAAGAAGAGTAAATGAATCAGCATCGTCCACACATGATGATGTCATTGATGTGGCTGTTATTCACctattagctgatgcttttattggTGCATAATCAATTTTACGATTATTTAGTTTACTAgtaacactgactgactgtatCCTCAGGTaactactactgctgctgcgGGATTCGAACAGCTCTACAGAATCCTACCGCTGCACAGTTGTTTCTCGCTCCACGTTCGGGGTCCCGATCACGTGGTGTAAGAAAGCACACATTCTTAGAAAGTGTCCCGACAGTTTCTGTCTATTCCGAACACAAACAACCTCATCGCTTTGCGCAATCCGTGACTCTCCAGCGCAGCCGATGACAAAAGGCGGGAATTTGGCGGAGGCGCCCCGGTCGGGAGTGCGCATGCGCGGCACACGGAGctgggaaggaaggaagggggcGGGGTTTCTGCTTTTCGGCGAGATCGAAAAACGAAGCGCGAGCGGCGGAGTCGCGGAGTCCCGGATGgcaggtggtgctggtgtcGCGATGGGGAACGAGCGCAGATACGGCGAGTGCGCGGCCTCGCAGGGGGACCAGAGGTCCGCGGTGTTCGGTAAGAGAGCAGCCCCGCAGGGGTGAGGGGTGAGGGGTGGGGAGCGGGTTCTTGGGATCCTGTGCGCTGCTTTTCTGTGGCCCTCTAAATAGGATTTTTACCCGaagaaggttgttggttcgaatcccattccCGCTGTTtcaccctcgatcaaggtacctaTCCCGAACTGATTGCAGTACaagaccctgctgtataaccgAGTACCGGTTGAGCTGTTCTTCTGACATTGCAAGATCCCCGAAACGAAGGCGTCAAACTTTGTTTTaatggaaaaggaaaattaaaatgtgtcagGGAGCAACAAGGAGCTCAAATACTGCCTTAAGGGCTCTGATCTTCGGGAACTGGGAAAATAACGACATGATGAACTACTGACATATGAATTACAAATTAAACTTGACTTATTTTGCTTTGAAATTTCCTGTTCAGCCTCAAATATATCAGTACATACCtacttaaattttaaaaagtatttttttatttctttcttttccaaaatatgcttttattgcagttttattattttaaggtaattttatttttagtgactctaaatggcTCATTGTAATAATTTACAATGTGACAGTTATATGTCtttctgttcttctgttttACCCTTGTCCCGGTGCAGTGAAAACCTTGCAAAGTCACCAGGCTGTTCTGAGCAAATCCATGTCGTCCTGCCTGGTTGATGTCATATGCAGCCACCTGTCCAGCAAGCGGACGGTGAGCGAATTCGAGGGCCAGGTGGTGAGGTCGCAGCCCACGGACCTCCAGAAGGCCTCGCAGCTCCTGCAGATGGTGCTGCGGAAGGGCTCCGAAGTGTGCCAGCAGTTCTACCAAGCGCTGGAGCGCTTCGACCCCCGGCTCTTTgagaaggtcacaggttcccCAGGTGAGGCGCATCTCCCGTGTCCCAGACGCAGCCACGTTGGGTCCTTTTcgcaaatattgaaataaacgATGGCCTTTGTTTACTGCAGCGACGTGTGCAGCTGCGGAGACGCCGTGcccagtgcaacacacacttcGAACATGTAAGTGATCTCTGAATTTAGGAACTAATTGTGCAGGTAAACGCATGTTCTGAAATGAAACCGAGCACCAGGTGACAGTGTTCACCAACTTTTTCGGGGGCACATGAATTTATCAAATAtggaacagaaataaacatgatTATTTAATAGAaattggggacagctggtagcgtagtggttagagctttggATCcgaaaggttgcgggtttgatccccacctccagctgtagtacccttgagcaaggtacttatcctaaattactccagtagaattatcaaggtgtataaatgggtaaataattgtaagcttttaataactgtatttttaagttgctttggagaaaagcgtcagataaatttaatgtaaattgaaTGCAGCAAAGTGCCTCCTTTCAggtactgtaaaaatacataaatttcaGGATGTTTTCTAGACACTGATTTTAAGTGTTAACGTATTTTCATAGGCAAGCGTTTTGGTGCCTACAAGTAGAGTAAAATGATATAATAAAATTCTGCTTATTTGCAACtgggggcaacaggtggcgtagtagttagagcatTCTCCATATACCTTTGGGCAGGGTacctacttaccctgaattgctctagtgaaatatACTCTGCCGTCCAAATGGGTTAATAGTTACAAGTTTATCATctaacactgtaggtcaccttggatgCAGGTATCGGCTAAATAAAGGTCAATACTGATATAGTTATGTTGATATGTAAGACATTTTAGAGGTGCTTTGGCCCTTTAAGGTGAGGCTTATTGTAAACCTTGTAAAGGAAGGTGTCTTCAGCTGGGATCTGTTTGCTTTCGGAATTCCCCAAATCCAACTTCCCAGAATTCAACGTGGGGGAAAAGAAGTAATGAAGGCATCATCACCCCACCCCCGTGTGTTTTTTCAACAGACGCTCAAGGAGCAGTTCCGACGTACATCGTCAACATTCACAACTCCACCCTGACCAACTGCATCATCGGGAACAACAACGGACAGAGCGTGAGCAGGGATCAGCAGTGTCCGCCCCCTCAAGGCGCCGAGCCGCCAGGTTCTGGTAAGAACGGTTGTGTTCATTTACTGGCCCCAGAGTACCTGTTCGGCCATCTCTGTGGACGTCACGGCTGTGGTCGTCTCGCATCACGAGTAGTCTGCCGACCACATGGGTGCTGCTGTCAGtccatatttgcatttacacttattcttTCAGGTGATCCTTTTCA belongs to Scleropages formosus chromosome 18, fSclFor1.1, whole genome shotgun sequence and includes:
- the LOC108940477 gene encoding uncharacterized protein LOC108940477 is translated as MAGGAGVAMGNERRYGECAASQGDQRSAVFVKTLQSHQAVLSKSMSSCLVDVICSHLSSKRTVSEFEGQVVRSQPTDLQKASQLLQMVLRKGSEVCQQFYQALERFDPRLFEKVTGSPATCAAAETPCPVQHTLRTYAQGAVPTYIVNIHNSTLTNCIIGNNNGQSVSRDQQCPPPQGAEPPGSAEEDARGTCTCGHTGAEQVVTAPPSLLVHSSNLEYVIIGDSNSLAVEERQGPDELEQ